One part of the Streptomyces lienomycini genome encodes these proteins:
- a CDS encoding SH3 domain-containing protein, translating to MPLLSAPVSRSPLVRGLATALAAGALATAVAVTPAVASDARDGDPGSTSAATGGGNGGDAWGGSDGRQERGRYRGVVTADRLALHTSPARGSDVIRYAHRGETVSIYCKTPGDKVKGNPLWYLLTDGTWAWGAARYIDNVGPAPRWC from the coding sequence ATGCCCCTACTGTCCGCACCGGTCTCGCGCTCCCCCCTGGTCCGCGGCCTCGCCACCGCCCTGGCGGCCGGCGCGCTCGCCACCGCCGTCGCCGTCACGCCCGCCGTCGCGAGCGACGCGCGGGACGGCGACCCGGGCTCCACCTCCGCCGCCACCGGCGGCGGGAACGGCGGCGACGCGTGGGGCGGGAGCGACGGCCGCCAGGAACGGGGCCGCTACCGGGGTGTCGTGACGGCCGACCGGCTCGCCCTGCACACCTCGCCGGCCCGCGGCTCGGACGTCATCCGGTACGCCCACCGGGGCGAGACCGTCTCCATCTACTGCAAGACGCCCGGCGACAAGGTGAAGGGCAACCCCCTCTGGTACCTCCTGACGGACGGCACCTGGGCCTGGGGCGCGGCCCGCTACATCGACAACGTCGGCCCCGCGCCGCGCTGGTGCTGA